The stretch of DNA TTTATCCCCATTTGCCCCGGAGGCGGCGTATATCCCCATTATACGCGCATGGGTGAGCCTTGTGCAGTACCTCGATAATGGCGGTTGCAGAGCCTTAACTTTTACTTCCCCTATGGCGAAAAAAAGTGTAAAATAGCCATGTAACACACACAACAACGGGGAGGGGGTTTCATGAACAAAAAGAAGCTCATAAGAAAAATCTCCAATGACACAGGCCTGACCCTCAGGCAGGCGGGCTCTGCCGTGGAAGCCCTGCTGGACACCGTCACCGACAGTCTGAAGAGGGGAAAGAAGTTCCGACTGAGCGGTTTCGGCACATTCTCCATCGGCAGGAGAAGGTCACGCTGGGGACGCCACCCTCGCACGGGGGACAAAATCAAGATACTGGCTTCGAAGTTCCCGAAGTTCACCCCGGCTCGCAAGCTCAAGGACATGGTCAGAAAATAGCGGTACTCCTCCGCCGCACCGGGAGCCGCCTTGCACCGGACGGCGGTTCCTTGGGGAGGATCGAAACGGTGGGGTTGAAAAAATCCGGCTCTGCCGCAGGAGCATTTCTTTTCCGCCGTTGCCACTGACGTCGCGACACAGCCCACTCACCTTCCGGACGGGCACCGATGCCCATCTCCTGGCGAGTGCAGGCCGCCGCCTTTTCCGGCGCCCTTCCAAGGGGCTTTTCAGCCGGGGGAAAGGTCCGGGGCCTACCGCTCTTCTTCCTCTTGCCGCCACAGGGAGCAGAAGGCCGCCTTCTCGTCGGGCAGGCAGGTCCGAAGCACGGACCACCTCAGGGTGAGGGGCGCCAGAAACGTGGTGGCAAAGGCCATGAGGATCAGCGCGGAGAACTGCACTTCCGTCAGCAGGGGCTCGGCGATGCTCCCCGCGGCGAGGAGCTCTTGGCTGAGCTTGATGACCACCGAGGCGATGACCAGCTCCACCGCCCCCCGGCCGTTCAAGCCGAAGCCCACCACGACGGATTCCCATACGTTGCGGCGGAAGGGGTAGAGCCCCAGGCCACAGCCCACCAGCTTGCCCAGCACGGCCACGGCGGTCAGGGCCGCGGCGAAGAGGACGAAGTGCCAGCTTGCCTCGAAATTGAGGTGAAACGAAAGGGAGGCGAAGAAAATGGGCACCAGGAAGCCATAGCTCAACCCGAAGAAGCGGTCGCTGATGGCGTCGAAAATCCCGGGGTCCATTATCTCCTTCCTGACGAACTGCCCCGCCAGGAAGGCCCCGATAATCAGGTGCAGGCCCGCCAGCTCAGCCAGGTACGCCATGGCCAGGGCGACGCTTATGGCGAAGGTGAAGGCCTTGCCCTCCTTGTCGTGGAGCTTGCGGGTAAAGCGGGGAAGGACGTACTGTCCCGCCAGGATGGTGGCGGCAAAGAAGGCCACTACCTTGAAGACCACCCAGGCCACCCCGGCAACCTCCACGGTGCCGGTCCGGGCCAGTCCCAGAAGCACGGAGAGGGCCACCAGGGAGAAGATGTCGTCGGCGATGGCCGCCCCGATGATGATATGGCCGACGTAGGTCCGGTTTATGCGGAGGGAATGCAAGATGACGGCCTGCACAGCGATGGCGCTGATGGAAATGCCCATGCCCATGAAAAGGGCCTGGTAGACCGTGGCCCCGAAGAGCCTACCGGCCCCGTAGCCCAGGGCGAAGGGCAGGACGAACCCTCCGACGGCGGTGGCCAGGGAGGGCCAGAAGTGCTCCATGAGCTCCCTGGGGTCCATCTCCACGCCGGTATAAAACATCACGAAGAATATCCCCAGCTCCGCGATGAGTTCTATGGAAGGAGAGGTGGTAACGATTCCCAGAAGCGGGGGGCCGAGAATGACGCCGGCCAACAGCTCGCCCAGCATAACCGGAAGGCCGAACCGGCGGAAGATGGTCCCGAGAACCCAGGCAAGGACGAGAATAAGGAGGAGGTTGACGATGAGCTCGCCGGTAATCACGCGCAGAGCCCCGCGGCCTCAGCCCTCACGCGGCTCCGGACATAACGCCATCAGTATCCCACACCCGGGCCGGACCCGCCCCAGTAGGCGATAACATAGTAAAGCGCCCAGGCCGCCACCAGCAGCGAGCCGATGACGAACCACAGGGGGGTCTTCTCCCGCATGTAGCTGCCGATGCGTATCTCCTTCTTCTCCCGGGTCTCCTCACTCATCGGAAAGCTCCCTCTGAA from Nitrospirota bacterium encodes:
- a CDS encoding cation:proton antiporter, which codes for MITGELIVNLLLILVLAWVLGTIFRRFGLPVMLGELLAGVILGPPLLGIVTTSPSIELIAELGIFFVMFYTGVEMDPRELMEHFWPSLATAVGGFVLPFALGYGAGRLFGATVYQALFMGMGISISAIAVQAVILHSLRINRTYVGHIIIGAAIADDIFSLVALSVLLGLARTGTVEVAGVAWVVFKVVAFFAATILAGQYVLPRFTRKLHDKEGKAFTFAISVALAMAYLAELAGLHLIIGAFLAGQFVRKEIMDPGIFDAISDRFFGLSYGFLVPIFFASLSFHLNFEASWHFVLFAAALTAVAVLGKLVGCGLGLYPFRRNVWESVVVGFGLNGRGAVELVIASVVIKLSQELLAAGSIAEPLLTEVQFSALILMAFATTFLAPLTLRWSVLRTCLPDEKAAFCSLWRQEEEER
- a CDS encoding HU family DNA-binding protein; translation: MNKKKLIRKISNDTGLTLRQAGSAVEALLDTVTDSLKRGKKFRLSGFGTFSIGRRRSRWGRHPRTGDKIKILASKFPKFTPARKLKDMVRK